In Flammeovirgaceae bacterium 311, one DNA window encodes the following:
- a CDS encoding hypothetical protein (COG0457 FOG: TPR repeat), whose amino-acid sequence MMLGMTTVYAQNKAVNKADQLLKQVEAPDAKDKVNKLTEAKNNIDAASQDAKTKDKAKTWFIRGQVYSAIATAEDEAVQAIAPNAVDEATASFKKAQELENNPNSTYYVFADQSMNGLWGEFVNRGATAYQAGNYEEAMDQFDNAIKVNPTDTTANLYAGVAAQQVGDRDRSAKYFYQLLDAGYQDKDIYYALIAHERDEKQNYDKAREVIARGKKDFPEETEFRKQEIALLLKQDKTGEAKAELETAIAAEPDNADLYFNLGYLNEELGDQQAAIDAYKRALEVDPQHKNSAFNLAVIHYNRAADTVKEANNVGLSNAEAKRGQELRKQANQYFKDALPYVENALRLHPDNRTLMEITMVTYDRAGMKDKSNELMKKLESMEQ is encoded by the coding sequence ATGATGCTGGGTATGACTACTGTCTATGCCCAAAACAAAGCTGTAAACAAAGCTGATCAATTACTTAAACAAGTTGAGGCACCAGATGCCAAGGATAAAGTTAACAAGCTGACTGAGGCAAAGAATAACATCGATGCCGCTTCACAGGATGCAAAAACCAAAGATAAAGCCAAGACCTGGTTTATAAGGGGTCAGGTTTATTCTGCCATTGCGACTGCTGAAGATGAAGCTGTACAGGCTATTGCACCTAACGCAGTAGATGAAGCAACTGCTTCATTCAAAAAAGCCCAGGAATTGGAAAACAATCCAAATTCTACTTATTACGTTTTCGCCGATCAGTCAATGAATGGACTGTGGGGTGAATTTGTAAACAGAGGAGCTACTGCTTATCAGGCAGGTAACTACGAAGAGGCGATGGATCAGTTTGATAATGCCATCAAAGTAAACCCAACTGATACCACTGCTAACCTGTATGCTGGTGTAGCCGCACAGCAGGTTGGCGACCGCGACAGAAGTGCTAAATACTTCTACCAGCTACTGGATGCAGGTTATCAGGACAAGGACATCTATTATGCCCTTATCGCTCATGAGCGTGATGAGAAGCAAAATTATGACAAAGCACGTGAAGTAATTGCCCGTGGCAAAAAAGACTTCCCTGAAGAAACTGAATTCCGTAAGCAGGAGATCGCATTGCTGTTAAAGCAGGATAAGACCGGCGAAGCCAAAGCTGAGCTTGAGACTGCCATTGCTGCCGAACCAGACAATGCAGATCTGTACTTTAACTTGGGTTACCTCAACGAGGAACTGGGCGATCAGCAGGCTGCCATCGATGCCTACAAAAGAGCACTTGAAGTAGACCCACAACATAAAAACTCTGCATTTAACCTGGCAGTTATTCATTACAACCGTGCTGCTGATACCGTTAAGGAAGCTAACAATGTTGGTTTAAGCAATGCAGAAGCAAAAAGAGGGCAGGAGCTGCGCAAGCAGGCTAACCAGTACTTTAAAGATGCGCTGCCTTATGTAGAAAATGCACTTCGTCTGCACCCCGATAACCGCACCCTGATGGAAATTACCATGGTTACTTACGACCGTGCCGGTATGAAAGACAAGTCTAACGAGCTGATGAAGAAGCTGGAAAGCATGGAGCAATAA
- a CDS encoding ribulose-phosphate 3-epimerase (COG0036 Pentose-5-phosphate-3-epimerase), with protein MIKPLVAPSILASDFANLQKEIEMLNRSQADWIHVDIMDGRFVPNISFGLPVCEAVNRHAQKPLDVHLMIVEPEKYLEAFKKAGAHVLTVHIEACQHLHRTLQQIKSMGCKAGVALNPHTPAHLLTDVIHDIDVVCIMSVNPGFGGQSFIEHTYSKVAALKALILERQSGALIEIDGGVSEKNAAALLEAGADVLVAGSFVFSASDPVATIASLKNIQSEKSTR; from the coding sequence ATGATAAAGCCTTTAGTCGCTCCCTCAATCCTGGCATCTGACTTTGCCAACCTTCAGAAAGAAATAGAAATGCTCAACCGGAGCCAGGCAGACTGGATACATGTAGATATCATGGATGGTCGCTTTGTGCCTAATATTTCTTTTGGCTTGCCCGTATGCGAAGCGGTGAACAGGCATGCCCAAAAGCCGCTGGATGTGCACCTGATGATTGTGGAGCCCGAGAAGTACCTGGAGGCTTTTAAAAAAGCCGGAGCACATGTGCTCACCGTTCACATAGAGGCCTGCCAGCACCTGCACCGTACCCTGCAGCAGATAAAAAGTATGGGTTGTAAAGCAGGTGTTGCTTTAAATCCGCATACACCCGCTCATTTGCTTACAGATGTTATTCATGATATAGATGTTGTCTGTATCATGTCTGTTAACCCTGGTTTTGGCGGTCAATCATTTATTGAGCATACTTATAGCAAGGTAGCAGCACTTAAGGCACTGATCCTGGAGCGGCAGTCCGGAGCGCTCATTGAAATAGACGGTGGTGTGTCAGAAAAAAATGCTGCTGCACTTTTAGAGGCAGGTGCAGATGTGCTGGTGGCCGGCAGCTTTGTATTCAGTGCCTCAGATCCTGTTGCAACAATAGCATCCTTAAAAAACATTCAGTCTGAAAAAAGCACCCGTTGA
- a CDS encoding peptidase S8 and S53 subtilisin kexin sedolisin (COG1404 Subtilisin-like serine proteases): MKKLLFLFLFLSHAGWSQEINRYMVFFTDKDGSSYSITKPEEFLTSRAISRRISQNIALTQLDLPVSVQYVQQVQEFGIPVYFRSRWMNAVLVEDSPDKVKLLSSLPFVERIEYVAPGKRLGARRYSTHQKEDEPITQHELLGVTEMHAHGFTGKGKMIAVLDDGFRGVNTGHRFDHLYRNNQLPHSRDFVGNNPDVYQYDDHGTKALSTIAVVDSGTFIGVAPDATFLLAVTEDVSSEYIIEEYNWLFAAEWADSLGADIISSSLGYYTFNDPAMNHRYSDLDGKTTVAARAANWATQRGMLVVVSAGNSRGSSWGKISTPADADQILSVGAVNNGGEITYFSSPGPTADGRIKPDVVAMGLGTTVVNAAGNYQRSNGTSFSGPQIAGLAAGVWQAFPYLTNLQLREAIIKSANLFATPDNDYGYGLPHFSTILELSSSLEAEEIFIFPNPVHQFQHVLQINRKFPSLKPVQINILDVTGRLVSQQQLRAVKSGTWEADVYNLPTGMYHLQVIYDKGHSMHKFLRL; encoded by the coding sequence ATGAAAAAACTGCTATTCCTTTTTTTGTTCTTAAGTCATGCAGGCTGGTCGCAGGAGATTAACCGCTACATGGTTTTTTTTACAGACAAGGATGGAAGCAGCTACAGTATCACAAAGCCCGAGGAATTTTTAACCTCCCGTGCCATCAGCAGGCGTATCAGCCAAAATATAGCACTTACCCAGCTGGACCTTCCGGTAAGCGTACAGTATGTGCAGCAGGTACAGGAATTTGGCATTCCTGTTTATTTCCGTTCCCGCTGGATGAACGCCGTGCTGGTAGAGGACAGTCCCGATAAAGTGAAACTCCTGAGCAGCCTGCCCTTTGTAGAACGGATTGAATATGTTGCCCCGGGTAAACGACTGGGAGCCAGAAGGTACAGTACCCATCAAAAGGAGGACGAACCCATTACCCAGCATGAGCTGCTGGGGGTAACAGAAATGCATGCACATGGTTTTACTGGTAAAGGTAAAATGATTGCAGTGCTGGATGACGGATTCAGAGGTGTAAATACAGGCCACAGGTTCGATCACCTGTACCGGAACAACCAGTTGCCCCATAGCCGCGATTTTGTTGGTAACAATCCCGATGTGTATCAGTATGATGATCACGGCACCAAAGCTCTTTCCACCATAGCCGTTGTTGATTCAGGCACCTTTATAGGAGTGGCCCCGGATGCAACTTTTCTCTTAGCGGTAACCGAAGATGTTAGTTCAGAATACATTATAGAAGAATACAACTGGCTGTTTGCTGCAGAATGGGCAGATAGCCTGGGTGCAGATATCATCAGCTCTTCCCTGGGCTATTATACTTTTAATGATCCTGCCATGAACCACCGCTACAGCGATTTGGATGGCAAAACCACTGTTGCAGCGAGGGCAGCAAACTGGGCTACCCAGCGAGGCATGCTGGTGGTGGTGAGCGCCGGCAACAGCCGGGGTAGCAGCTGGGGTAAAATCAGCACTCCGGCAGATGCCGACCAGATCCTTTCTGTTGGGGCAGTGAACAACGGGGGGGAGATCACCTATTTCTCTTCTCCGGGACCTACTGCTGATGGCCGTATTAAGCCCGATGTTGTTGCCATGGGACTGGGTACTACCGTTGTAAACGCTGCGGGCAACTATCAGCGCAGTAACGGCACTTCTTTTTCAGGTCCGCAAATTGCTGGTCTGGCCGCTGGTGTCTGGCAGGCTTTTCCCTATTTAACCAATCTGCAGCTAAGGGAAGCCATTATCAAATCGGCAAATCTGTTTGCTACACCTGATAATGATTATGGCTACGGCCTGCCGCATTTCAGTACTATCCTGGAGCTAAGTTCTTCTTTAGAGGCAGAGGAAATATTTATTTTCCCCAATCCTGTACACCAGTTCCAGCATGTACTGCAGATCAACAGAAAATTCCCCTCCCTTAAACCTGTGCAGATCAATATTTTAGATGTTACCGGCAGGTTGGTAAGCCAGCAGCAGCTAAGGGCTGTAAAATCTGGCACCTGGGAGGCAGATGTTTATAATTTGCCAACCGGCATGTATCATTTGCAGGTAATCTATGATAAGGGCCACAGTATGCATAAGTTTCTGCGTTTGTAG
- the mnmA gene encoding tRNA-specific 2-thiouridylase MnmA (COG0482 Predicted tRNA(5-methylaminomethyl-2-thiouridylate) methyltransferase, contains the PP-loop ATPase domain), with protein MSNKGRVLVAMSGGIDSSLAAVLLHEQGYEVIGMTMKTWDYASSGSSKKETGCCSLDSINDARNIAVSLGFPHYILDIRNEFGDYVIDHFTDEYLAGRTPNPCVLCNTHIKWDALLRRADKLGCDFIATGHYAKIRQENGRYIISKGIDTTKDQSYALWGVSQESLSRTILPLGNLTKVQIREMARERGFIELVNKSESYEICFVPDNDYRGFLKRRVPGLEEEVKGGNYVLEDGTVVGQHEGYPFYTIGQRKGLGVALGYPVYVTEIRKETNEVVLGTFDELSRDGMYVRNLILSKYTDLNGQRLDTVTKVRYNDDGSAAVIEQAGDVMKVFFGKGVNAIAPGQAAVFYEGDDVVGGGWIWKSFRQAHEKTA; from the coding sequence ATGAGTAACAAAGGTAGAGTATTAGTAGCCATGAGCGGTGGCATTGACAGTTCACTGGCTGCCGTGCTGTTGCACGAGCAAGGCTACGAAGTAATTGGCATGACCATGAAGACCTGGGACTATGCCTCTTCAGGATCTTCTAAAAAAGAAACAGGCTGCTGCAGCCTTGATTCTATCAACGACGCAAGGAATATTGCTGTTTCGCTTGGATTTCCGCACTATATCCTGGACATCCGCAATGAATTTGGCGATTATGTGATCGATCATTTTACAGATGAATACCTGGCGGGACGTACACCCAACCCATGTGTACTGTGCAATACACACATTAAATGGGATGCACTGCTCCGCAGGGCAGATAAATTAGGCTGTGATTTTATCGCTACCGGCCACTATGCTAAAATAAGGCAGGAGAACGGGCGGTACATCATCAGCAAGGGTATTGATACAACCAAAGACCAGTCTTACGCGCTGTGGGGTGTATCGCAGGAGAGCTTAAGCCGCACCATACTTCCCCTTGGCAATCTTACCAAGGTACAGATCAGGGAAATGGCCCGCGAACGCGGTTTTATCGAACTGGTAAACAAATCGGAATCTTACGAAATATGCTTTGTTCCCGATAATGATTATCGCGGTTTCCTGAAGAGACGGGTGCCCGGGCTTGAGGAAGAAGTGAAGGGCGGCAATTATGTGCTGGAAGATGGTACGGTTGTAGGGCAGCATGAAGGCTATCCCTTCTATACCATCGGGCAGCGTAAAGGCTTGGGCGTAGCACTGGGATATCCGGTTTATGTTACCGAAATCAGAAAAGAAACCAACGAAGTAGTTTTAGGTACCTTTGATGAACTTAGCAGGGATGGTATGTATGTGCGTAACCTGATTTTAAGCAAATATACCGACCTGAATGGCCAAAGGCTTGATACTGTGACAAAAGTCCGATACAATGATGATGGCTCAGCTGCTGTAATTGAGCAGGCTGGCGATGTGATGAAAGTTTTCTTTGGCAAGGGAGTGAATGCAATTGCTCCCGGACAGGCAGCTGTTTTCTACGAAGGCGATGACGTAGTAGGAGGTGGCTGGATTTGGAAAAGCTTTAGGCAAGCACATGAAAAAACAGCATAG
- a CDS encoding peptide methionine sulfoxide reductase (COG0225 Peptide methionine sulfoxide reductase), which translates to MSFLLLGCSQASEEKSGTPELERMSSTADLLPQQAAGLSKAVFASGCFWCTEAVFERVEGVQEVISGYAGGSKANPSYKEVSEGKTDYAEAVIVYYDSTQVNYATLLDIFFHSHDPTQLNRQGPDIGKQYRSGIYYNSSYQKQLAEAYKQQLQKSGEFSKSVVTEIKPLTKFWPAEKYHQDYYRINPKDPYIQAVSKPKVIKFEKEYRQYLKREYQK; encoded by the coding sequence ATGTCATTTTTACTGCTGGGTTGTAGCCAGGCATCGGAGGAAAAATCAGGAACTCCTGAGCTGGAGCGCATGTCCAGTACAGCAGACTTATTGCCACAACAGGCAGCAGGGCTCTCAAAAGCAGTGTTTGCCAGTGGTTGCTTCTGGTGTACCGAAGCTGTATTTGAAAGGGTAGAAGGGGTGCAGGAGGTGATCAGTGGTTATGCAGGTGGTTCAAAAGCAAACCCTAGCTATAAAGAAGTAAGTGAAGGAAAAACAGATTATGCAGAGGCAGTTATTGTCTATTATGATTCCACACAGGTAAACTATGCCACCTTGCTGGATATATTTTTTCATTCGCACGATCCAACCCAGTTAAATCGTCAGGGACCCGACATAGGCAAACAGTATCGTTCCGGCATCTACTATAACAGCAGTTATCAAAAACAATTAGCAGAAGCATACAAGCAGCAATTGCAGAAAAGCGGGGAGTTTAGTAAATCAGTAGTCACTGAAATTAAACCACTTACAAAATTCTGGCCGGCAGAAAAATATCACCAGGATTATTACCGCATAAACCCAAAAGATCCCTACATACAGGCTGTTTCAAAGCCAAAGGTGATAAAATTTGAAAAGGAATATCGCCAGTACCTTAAGCGGGAATACCAGAAATAA
- a CDS encoding TonB-dependent receptor family protein (COG1629 Outer membrane receptor proteins, mostly Fe transport): protein MKHYYYGCLLLLMLLSSASLQAQNALLRGWVRAREGGPLAGASIQVIGKSSGTSADSLGYFSISLPANDSLRIRISHIGYRSHFENLVLRAGEERVAEYSLQTYADELRAVEVTSAADEPDREVAGLTRLKPQQLEHIPTAFGDFSDILQTLPGVVSTNELSTAYAVRGGNFDENLVYVNGIPIYRPFLSRSGQQEGLSFVNPQMVSSIRFSAGGWQPKWGDKLSSVLDITYKEPDSVTGSITASLLGGSFETEGVTKGGKLKWVASGRHKSARYLLGTLDTEGEYLPRFSDLQTFITYNPSKQHSLNLLLSYARNRYEVIPQTRETNFGTLQQAFRLTVGFEGKELLSYDTWQNAIKWSSKWSDRLQTDWIASWLYTREREYAEVEGAYYLCNVDKNTSSASFDECITVLGFGTNYINIRNRLEAQVYNLQNRSYWRWNSGNKMEWGLQLGLEHMQDQLQEWEFIDSAGFVQVRDSRLIDNTLDLSSKRFEGYWQNSSSWGGDRHTLTYGLRSHFWSINQQWLWSPRLQYAYRPPWITDVVFSTAAGIYHQPPLYRELRTYSGNINLEVRAQSALHLLAGADLNFLMWNRLFNLVGEGYYKKFWNVNAYDIENVRIRYFSNNESEAWATGADFRISGEFIPGAESWFSLGLLTTQEDVPGDDKGFIRRPTDQRLNVGIFFQDHIPNDPSIRAYLKLLYASGLPFGPPDRIEFRNTFSAPAYHRVDIGLSKIINFRRPEFAVRSLWLGVEILNLFGNNNVISYSWIRDFGNRQYAVPNTLTSRFFNVKLVAQFNKKAAL, encoded by the coding sequence TTGAAGCATTACTACTACGGCTGTCTTTTACTGCTGATGCTCCTGTCTTCAGCTTCTCTTCAGGCGCAAAATGCGCTTTTGAGGGGATGGGTCCGTGCCCGTGAAGGCGGACCTCTTGCTGGTGCCAGCATCCAGGTGATTGGTAAATCCAGCGGCACCTCTGCCGATAGCCTGGGCTATTTCTCCATAAGCCTGCCAGCAAATGATAGCCTTAGAATTCGCATCAGCCATATAGGCTACCGCAGCCACTTTGAAAATTTGGTACTCAGAGCAGGAGAGGAGCGTGTAGCAGAATATAGCCTGCAGACTTATGCTGATGAATTAAGGGCCGTAGAAGTAACATCTGCTGCTGATGAGCCAGATCGGGAAGTGGCCGGCTTAACCCGCCTGAAGCCGCAGCAGCTGGAGCATATACCCACTGCCTTTGGCGATTTTTCAGATATTCTTCAGACCCTGCCGGGAGTGGTGAGTACCAATGAATTATCTACTGCCTATGCTGTGAGGGGTGGTAATTTTGATGAAAACCTGGTATATGTAAATGGTATACCCATTTACCGGCCGTTTTTAAGCAGATCAGGCCAGCAGGAGGGTCTTAGCTTTGTTAATCCGCAGATGGTTTCCTCTATCAGATTTTCTGCTGGTGGCTGGCAACCTAAGTGGGGCGATAAATTAAGTTCTGTCCTTGATATCACCTATAAAGAACCAGATTCAGTAACCGGAAGTATCACTGCCAGCCTTTTAGGAGGTTCTTTCGAAACAGAGGGAGTAACAAAAGGAGGTAAGCTGAAATGGGTGGCTTCTGGGCGGCATAAAAGTGCACGCTATCTTCTTGGCACCCTAGATACGGAAGGTGAATACCTGCCACGCTTCAGCGATCTGCAGACTTTTATCACTTATAACCCCAGTAAGCAGCACAGCCTGAATCTGCTCCTCAGCTATGCCCGTAACCGCTATGAGGTAATTCCGCAAACAAGGGAAACTAACTTTGGCACCCTGCAGCAGGCCTTTCGGTTAACTGTGGGTTTCGAGGGCAAAGAGCTCCTGAGCTACGATACCTGGCAAAATGCCATCAAATGGTCTTCAAAATGGTCGGACCGGCTGCAGACCGACTGGATTGCCTCCTGGCTTTACACCCGGGAGCGGGAGTATGCAGAAGTAGAAGGCGCTTATTACCTCTGTAATGTCGATAAAAACACCAGTTCCGCTTCCTTCGACGAATGTATTACAGTTTTGGGCTTTGGTACCAACTACATAAACATCCGTAACCGGCTGGAGGCACAGGTATACAACCTGCAAAACCGCAGCTACTGGCGGTGGAATAGTGGGAACAAGATGGAATGGGGACTGCAGCTGGGACTGGAGCATATGCAGGACCAGCTGCAGGAATGGGAGTTTATAGATTCTGCCGGTTTTGTGCAGGTGCGCGACAGCAGGCTCATAGATAATACGCTTGACCTCAGCAGCAAACGATTTGAGGGCTACTGGCAAAACAGCTCTTCCTGGGGAGGCGACCGGCACACCCTTACATACGGCTTGCGTTCTCACTTCTGGAGTATTAACCAACAATGGCTCTGGAGTCCGCGTCTGCAGTATGCCTACAGGCCTCCCTGGATTACCGATGTGGTCTTCAGTACGGCTGCCGGTATATACCACCAGCCACCCCTGTATCGTGAACTGCGCACCTATAGCGGCAATATTAACCTGGAAGTAAGGGCGCAATCTGCACTTCATCTGCTGGCCGGGGCTGATCTTAATTTCTTGATGTGGAACCGGCTCTTTAACCTGGTGGGAGAGGGCTATTATAAGAAATTCTGGAATGTTAATGCCTATGACATTGAAAACGTACGCATTCGTTATTTTTCTAATAATGAATCTGAAGCCTGGGCTACCGGTGCAGATTTCAGAATAAGTGGAGAATTTATTCCCGGAGCCGAATCCTGGTTCAGCCTGGGCTTGCTCACTACACAGGAAGATGTACCCGGTGATGATAAAGGTTTTATCAGAAGGCCTACAGACCAGCGTTTAAATGTTGGCATCTTTTTTCAGGATCACATCCCAAACGACCCCAGCATCAGGGCTTACCTGAAACTGCTCTATGCCAGTGGCCTGCCCTTTGGTCCGCCCGACAGAATAGAGTTCAGAAATACCTTTTCAGCGCCGGCTTATCACAGGGTAGATATAGGTCTTTCTAAAATCATAAATTTTAGGCGCCCGGAATTTGCAGTTCGCAGCTTGTGGCTGGGTGTGGAAATACTCAACCTGTTTGGCAATAACAATGTGATCAGCTACTCCTGGATCAGAGATTTTGGCAACCGCCAGTATGCTGTGCCAAATACCCTTACTTCCCGCTTCTTCAATGTAAAGCTGGTAGCCCAGTTCAACAAAAAAGCTGCCCTGTAA
- a CDS encoding DNA gyrase subunit a (COG0188 Type IIA topoisomerase (DNA gyrase/topo II, topoisomerase IV), A subunit) — MAEGAKENIIPINIEDEMRGAYIDYSMSVIISRALPDVRDGLKPVHRRVLYGMLELGVTHNKAYKKSARIVGEVLGKYHPHGDSSVYDTMVRMAQDWSLRYPLVDGQGNFGSIDGDSPAAMRYTEARLRRIAEEMLNDINKNTVDFQPNFDDSLKEPTVLPGKFPNLLVNGSSGIAVGMATNMPPHNLSEVVDGTIAYIDNREITIEELMQHITAPDFPTGGTIYGYSGVKSAFETGRGRVLMRAKAHFDVNKTGKEQIIITEIPYQVNKASMLEKTAALVNDKKIEGISAIRDESDRNGLRVVYDLKKDAIPNVVLNNLYKYTQLQSSFGVNNVALVKGRPLTLNLKDMIRHFVEHRHEVVIRRTEYELEEAQKRAHILEGYLIALDNLDEIINLIRSSRDPEIARNGLIERFGLSEIQARAILDLRLQRLTGMEREKIQNEYAEVMALIDDLKDILAREERRMEIIKEELLQIKERYGDKRRTDIEHSAEDFTMEDMIPNEKVVITISHQGYMKRTQLVEYRTQGRGGVGSRGVSTKVDDFTEHLFIANTHNYLLIFTENGKVYWIKVYEIPEGSKVSKGRAVQNIINIEPGDRVRAVLNVETLKDEDYINNNFIMMCTVQGTIKKTTLEAYSRPRQNGVNAITINPGDRLLDVKMTNGDNHIVLGLESGRAIHFHESDVRPMGRTAAGVRGIAVGNEQDHVIGMVCVAREDASLLVVTEHGYGKRSVVEEYRITRRGGKGVKALKISEKTGKLVAIKEVIDTDELMIINRSGITIRMKVDDLRIMGRATQGVRLIRLNENDSISSVEKIEMLEVDEIIETLAEEDIQDVEKLDNPDIADDNETEQ; from the coding sequence ATGGCAGAAGGAGCAAAGGAAAACATCATTCCTATTAACATTGAGGATGAAATGCGTGGTGCCTACATCGATTATTCGATGTCGGTTATTATCTCCCGTGCCTTACCCGATGTTCGCGATGGATTAAAGCCTGTACACCGTCGGGTTTTGTATGGTATGCTGGAGCTGGGGGTAACCCATAACAAGGCTTACAAAAAATCAGCCCGTATTGTTGGAGAGGTATTGGGTAAGTATCACCCGCATGGTGACTCATCTGTGTACGATACTATGGTGCGGATGGCCCAGGACTGGTCGCTGCGTTACCCGCTTGTAGACGGACAGGGTAACTTTGGCTCTATAGATGGTGACTCACCCGCAGCAATGCGCTATACCGAAGCCAGACTGCGCCGCATCGCTGAAGAAATGCTGAATGATATCAATAAGAATACTGTTGATTTTCAGCCCAACTTTGACGACTCCCTGAAAGAGCCAACTGTTTTACCGGGTAAGTTTCCCAACCTACTAGTAAATGGTTCATCTGGTATTGCCGTTGGTATGGCTACCAATATGCCGCCTCACAACCTTTCTGAGGTGGTAGATGGCACCATTGCTTATATCGACAACCGCGAAATTACCATAGAGGAGCTGATGCAGCACATCACTGCTCCGGACTTTCCAACCGGGGGTACCATTTATGGCTACAGTGGTGTTAAGTCTGCTTTCGAAACAGGCCGTGGCCGTGTGCTGATGCGTGCCAAAGCTCATTTTGATGTGAACAAAACCGGTAAGGAGCAAATCATTATTACCGAAATCCCTTACCAGGTAAACAAAGCCAGTATGCTGGAGAAAACCGCAGCACTGGTGAACGATAAAAAAATTGAAGGTATTTCAGCGATTCGTGATGAATCGGACCGTAATGGTTTACGGGTGGTATATGACCTTAAGAAGGATGCCATACCGAATGTTGTACTCAATAACCTGTATAAATATACCCAGCTTCAGTCATCTTTCGGGGTTAACAACGTTGCGCTTGTAAAAGGGCGTCCGCTAACACTTAACCTGAAGGATATGATCAGGCACTTTGTGGAACACCGCCACGAAGTAGTGATCCGCCGCACCGAATACGAGCTGGAAGAAGCACAAAAGCGTGCACACATTCTGGAAGGTTACCTGATCGCACTTGATAACCTGGATGAGATCATTAACCTGATCCGTTCTTCACGCGATCCGGAAATAGCCCGTAACGGCCTGATTGAACGCTTTGGTCTGTCAGAAATACAGGCACGTGCCATTCTTGATCTTCGCCTGCAGCGCCTCACCGGCATGGAGCGTGAAAAAATTCAGAATGAGTATGCCGAAGTAATGGCCCTTATTGATGATCTGAAAGATATTCTGGCTCGTGAAGAGCGCCGGATGGAAATCATTAAAGAGGAACTGCTGCAGATCAAAGAACGTTATGGCGATAAGCGCCGTACCGACATAGAACACAGCGCCGAAGATTTCACCATGGAAGACATGATCCCGAACGAGAAGGTAGTGATTACCATCTCGCATCAGGGATACATGAAACGTACCCAGCTGGTGGAGTACCGCACCCAGGGACGGGGAGGAGTTGGTTCGCGTGGGGTATCTACCAAAGTAGATGATTTTACCGAACACCTTTTCATTGCCAATACTCATAACTACCTTCTGATCTTTACCGAGAATGGCAAGGTATACTGGATAAAGGTGTATGAAATTCCAGAAGGAAGCAAAGTCTCCAAAGGCAGGGCTGTTCAGAACATTATCAACATTGAACCTGGCGACAGGGTTAGAGCGGTGTTGAATGTTGAAACCCTTAAAGACGAGGATTACATCAATAACAATTTTATCATGATGTGTACGGTGCAGGGTACCATCAAGAAAACTACCCTGGAAGCCTACAGTCGCCCCCGTCAGAATGGTGTAAATGCCATTACCATTAATCCCGGCGATCGCCTGCTGGATGTTAAAATGACTAATGGCGACAACCATATAGTATTGGGACTGGAAAGTGGCAGAGCCATACATTTCCATGAGTCGGATGTGCGCCCAATGGGCCGGACTGCAGCTGGTGTACGTGGTATAGCTGTTGGAAATGAGCAGGATCACGTAATTGGCATGGTATGTGTAGCAAGAGAAGACGCCAGCCTGCTGGTAGTAACGGAACACGGTTATGGCAAACGTTCTGTTGTAGAAGAGTACAGAATTACACGCCGCGGTGGTAAGGGTGTAAAAGCCCTTAAAATTTCTGAAAAAACAGGTAAACTCGTTGCCATAAAAGAAGTTATTGATACGGATGAGCTTATGATCATCAATCGTTCGGGAATTACCATCAGAATGAAGGTGGATGACCTAAGGATTATGGGCAGGGCAACTCAGGGTGTCAGACTGATAAGGCTGAACGAAAACGACAGTATTTCTTCTGTAGAAAAAATAGAAATGCTGGAAGTAGACGAGATTATAGAAACACTTGCAGAAGAGGATATTCAGGATGTTGAGAAATTAGATAATCCTGATATTGCTGATGATAATGAAACTGAACAATAA